The following proteins are encoded in a genomic region of Thermococcus henrietii:
- the nadA gene encoding quinolinate synthase NadA — MDKEKLIAEIERLKEERNAIIMAHNYQLPEVQDVADFLGDSLELARKAINVDADVIVFAGVDFMAETAKILNPEKTVLLPERRATCAMANMLKVEHILEAKRQYPDAPVVLYVNTTAEAKAYADVTVTSANAVKIVEKLDSDVVIFGPDKNLASYVARMTGKKVIPVPPNGHCYVHRKFTVEDVERARKLHPNAKLMVHPECEPEVQERANIIVSTGGMIRHAPEHDEWVVFTEREMVYRLSKLYPNIKFYPAREDAVCVGMKAITLQSVYESLREVKYRVEVPAEIAEKARKAIEKMLEMS; from the coding sequence ATGGATAAGGAGAAGCTGATTGCCGAGATTGAGAGGCTTAAGGAGGAGCGCAACGCGATAATCATGGCCCACAACTACCAGCTCCCCGAGGTTCAGGACGTGGCGGATTTCCTTGGGGACAGCCTCGAGCTCGCGAGGAAGGCCATAAACGTTGATGCCGACGTCATAGTCTTCGCGGGCGTTGATTTCATGGCCGAGACCGCTAAAATCCTCAACCCGGAGAAGACCGTTCTCCTGCCCGAGAGAAGGGCCACCTGTGCGATGGCCAACATGCTCAAGGTCGAGCACATACTTGAAGCTAAGAGGCAGTATCCAGACGCTCCCGTCGTCCTCTACGTAAACACAACCGCCGAGGCGAAGGCCTACGCCGACGTGACCGTTACCTCCGCCAACGCTGTCAAAATCGTCGAAAAGCTCGATTCCGACGTCGTCATCTTCGGCCCGGACAAGAACCTGGCGAGCTACGTGGCGAGGATGACCGGGAAGAAGGTAATCCCAGTCCCTCCCAACGGCCACTGCTACGTCCACAGGAAGTTCACCGTCGAAGACGTTGAGCGCGCGAGGAAGCTCCACCCAAACGCCAAGCTGATGGTTCACCCAGAGTGCGAGCCAGAAGTTCAGGAAAGGGCCAACATAATCGTATCAACCGGCGGAATGATACGGCACGCGCCCGAGCACGACGAGTGGGTCGTCTTCACCGAGAGGGAGATGGTCTACCGGCTGAGCAAGCTCTACCCGAACATAAAGTTCTATCCCGCGAGGGAGGACGCCGTCTGCGTTGGAATGAAGGCGATAACGCTCCAGAGTGTCTACGAGTCTCTCAGGGAGGTGAAATACCGCGTTGAGGTTCCAGCTGAGATAGCCGAGAAGGCCAGGAAGGCCATCGAGAAAATGCTTGAGATGAGCTGA